The proteins below are encoded in one region of Neisseria macacae ATCC 33926:
- the clpP gene encoding ATP-dependent Clp endopeptidase proteolytic subunit ClpP has protein sequence MSFDFNNYLVPTVIEQSGRGERAFDIYSRLLKERIVFLVGPVTDESANLVVAQLLFLESENPDKDIFFYINSPGGSVTAGMSIYDTMNFIKPNVSTLCLGQAASMGAFLLSAGEKGKRFALPNSRIMIHQPLISGGLGGQASDIEIHARELLKIKEKLNRLMAKHCGRDLADLERDTDRDNFMSAEEAKEYGLIDQVLENRASLQA, from the coding sequence ATGTCCTTCGATTTCAATAATTACCTCGTTCCTACCGTTATCGAACAAAGCGGCCGCGGCGAGCGTGCATTTGATATTTACTCGCGCCTTTTGAAAGAGCGCATCGTATTTTTGGTCGGTCCGGTAACCGACGAGTCCGCCAATCTGGTGGTTGCCCAGCTGTTGTTTTTGGAAAGTGAAAATCCGGACAAAGATATTTTCTTCTACATCAATTCCCCCGGCGGCTCGGTAACGGCAGGCATGTCGATTTACGACACCATGAATTTCATCAAGCCCAACGTCTCCACTTTGTGCTTGGGACAAGCGGCAAGCATGGGCGCATTCCTGCTCTCGGCAGGCGAAAAAGGCAAACGTTTCGCCCTGCCCAACAGCCGTATCATGATTCACCAGCCTTTAATCAGCGGCGGTTTGGGCGGTCAGGCATCCGACATTGAAATCCATGCCCGCGAGCTGTTGAAAATCAAAGAGAAACTCAACCGCCTGATGGCGAAACACTGCGGCCGCGACTTGGCAGATTTGGAACGTGACACCGACCGCGACAACTTCATGTCCGCCGAAGAAGCCAAAGAATATGGTCTTATTGACCAAGTTCTGGAAAATCGCGCTTCTTTGCAGGCTTAA
- the tig gene encoding trigger factor: MSVTVETLENLERKVVLSLPWSEINAETDKKLKQTQRRAKIDGFRPGKAPLKMIAQMYGASAQNDVINEMVQRRFYDVAVAQELKVAGYPRFEGVEEQDDKESLKIAAIFEVFPEVVIGDLSAQEVEKVTASVGDAEVDQTVEILRKQRTRFNHVEREAQNGDRVIIDFEGKIDGEPFAGGASKNYAFVLGAGQMLPEFEAGVVGMKAGESKDVTVNFPEDYHGKDVAGKSAVFTITLNNVSEPTLPEVDADFAKALGIADGDVAKMREEVKKNVGREVERRVNEQTKESVMNALLKAVELKAPVALVNEEAARLANEMKQNFVNQGMADAANLDLPLDMFKEQAERRVSLGLILAKLVEENKLEPTEEQIKAVVANFAESYEDPQEVIDWYYAEPSRLQGPTSLAVESNVVDFVLGKAKVTEKALSFDEVMGAQA; the protein is encoded by the coding sequence ATGAGCGTAACTGTTGAAACTTTAGAAAATCTGGAACGCAAAGTAGTGTTGTCTCTGCCTTGGTCCGAAATCAATGCAGAAACCGATAAAAAACTGAAACAAACCCAACGCCGTGCAAAAATCGACGGTTTCCGTCCGGGTAAAGCACCTTTAAAAATGATTGCACAAATGTACGGTGCAAGCGCTCAAAATGATGTCATCAATGAAATGGTCCAACGCCGCTTCTACGATGTTGCCGTTGCCCAAGAATTGAAAGTTGCCGGCTATCCGCGTTTCGAAGGCGTTGAAGAACAAGACGATAAAGAATCCCTGAAAATCGCTGCGATTTTCGAAGTGTTCCCTGAAGTCGTTATCGGCGATTTGTCTGCACAAGAAGTCGAAAAAGTAACCGCTTCCGTCGGCGATGCCGAAGTGGACCAAACCGTAGAAATCTTGCGCAAACAACGCACCCGCTTCAACCATGTTGAACGCGAAGCCCAAAACGGCGACCGCGTCATCATCGACTTCGAAGGCAAAATCGACGGCGAACCTTTCGCCGGCGGCGCATCCAAAAACTACGCCTTCGTATTGGGCGCAGGTCAAATGTTGCCTGAATTTGAAGCCGGCGTAGTCGGCATGAAGGCAGGCGAAAGCAAAGACGTTACCGTCAACTTCCCTGAAGACTACCACGGTAAAGACGTTGCCGGTAAATCCGCTGTCTTCACCATCACATTGAACAACGTATCCGAACCCACCCTGCCCGAAGTTGATGCCGACTTCGCCAAAGCATTGGGTATCGCTGACGGCGACGTTGCCAAAATGCGCGAAGAAGTGAAGAAAAACGTAGGCCGCGAAGTTGAGCGCCGCGTAAACGAACAAACCAAAGAATCTGTAATGAACGCGCTGCTCAAAGCCGTAGAGCTGAAAGCGCCTGTTGCTTTGGTAAATGAAGAAGCCGCCCGCTTGGCAAACGAAATGAAACAAAACTTCGTCAACCAAGGCATGGCTGACGCTGCCAACTTGGATCTGCCTTTGGATATGTTCAAAGAGCAAGCCGAACGCCGCGTATCTTTGGGTCTGATTTTGGCCAAACTGGTTGAAGAAAACAAACTGGAACCGACTGAAGAGCAAATCAAAGCCGTTGTTGCCAACTTCGCAGAAAGCTACGAAGATCCTCAAGAAGTGATCGACTGGTACTACGCAGAGCCTTCCCGCCTGCAAGGTCCGACTTCTTTGGCAGTAGAAAGCAACGTCGTTGATTTCGTTTTGGGCAAAGCCAAAGTAACCGAAAAAGCTTTGTCTTTTGACGAAGTGATGGGCGCACAAGCCTAA
- a CDS encoding DNA translocase FtsK, which translates to MTAKSSKTASKTKAKTNAKPSTRRQSQTKVQTEPNKVSERLKAAKALQKNEEKKARPEHVVNLINDALWLFGLMVTVFIAISLASFKMTDPAWSRSVPKSDDIANFGGLFGAYVSDVGYYLFGLSFWWWIAASCVFLYKNFRPLQKRENYKSYNHGVAALALFLLLVCSPILEYFTLQNTLDETLPVGAGGLVGALAGSGLAWLLGKSGSLLIMCVMLLLSVSLLAQVSWLEVMAKTGRNTESLFSGIWGRLKKALGRRKDDGSTAEALETENTRRMVKEAKNITATPVTPLAGSTSNRKSVAVSVAPPPKIQASLFEDNEPQQTGEYHKPSMNLLRLPNGEPVSINPAELERTAELIESKLAEFGIGVQVVSATSGPVITRYEIEPAQGIKGSQIVALSKDLARSMSLQSVRIVETIAGKNTMGIELPNEKRQDVMLSEILSSPVFTEAKSKLTVALGKDISGTPVVGDLAKMPHLLVAGMTGSGKSVGVNGMIMSMLFKATPDEVRFIMIDPKMLELSIYDGIPHLLCPVVTDMREAGQALNWCVAEMEKRYRLLSHAGVRNLEGFNQKVEAAKASGKPMPNPFSLNPDDPEPLEKLPMIVVVIDELADLMMTERKAVEQQIARLAQKARAAGIHMIVATQRPSVDVVTGLIKANIPTRMAFTVQSKIDSRTILDQMGADELLKYGDSLFLQPGSAEPTRLQGAFVSDDEVHQVVNYVKSQAPADYVEGLLSGEAALETTNIVNPNAGSDELFDQAVAYILESKKTSISSLQRQLRIGYNRAANLMEALENAGVVSPADINGSRRILAQKDQL; encoded by the coding sequence ATGACCGCAAAATCCTCTAAAACCGCATCAAAAACTAAAGCCAAAACAAACGCCAAACCGAGCACGCGCCGTCAAAGCCAAACGAAGGTGCAGACAGAGCCGAACAAGGTTTCCGAGCGTTTGAAGGCTGCCAAAGCGCTGCAAAAAAATGAAGAAAAAAAAGCGCGCCCCGAGCATGTCGTCAATCTGATTAACGACGCGCTGTGGCTCTTTGGGCTGATGGTGACGGTCTTCATCGCCATTTCCCTCGCCAGCTTCAAAATGACCGACCCCGCATGGTCGCGCAGCGTGCCGAAATCGGACGACATCGCCAATTTCGGCGGGCTCTTTGGCGCGTATGTTTCCGATGTCGGCTATTATCTTTTTGGACTGTCGTTTTGGTGGTGGATCGCCGCTTCGTGCGTTTTCCTCTATAAAAATTTCCGCCCGCTGCAAAAGCGCGAAAACTACAAATCGTACAACCACGGCGTTGCCGCGCTGGCTTTGTTCCTGCTTTTGGTGTGCAGCCCGATTCTCGAATATTTCACCCTTCAAAATACTTTGGACGAAACCCTGCCTGTCGGTGCGGGCGGTTTGGTCGGCGCTTTGGCTGGTTCGGGCTTGGCTTGGCTGCTGGGCAAATCCGGCAGCCTGCTGATTATGTGTGTCATGCTGCTGCTTTCCGTTTCCTTGCTGGCGCAAGTGTCTTGGCTGGAAGTCATGGCAAAAACAGGACGCAATACCGAAAGCCTGTTTTCAGGCATTTGGGGTCGTCTGAAAAAGGCATTGGGCAGACGCAAGGACGACGGCTCGACTGCCGAAGCCTTGGAAACGGAAAACACCCGCCGCATGGTGAAAGAAGCCAAAAACATCACCGCTACGCCAGTTACTCCGCTTGCAGGCAGCACCAGCAACCGCAAATCCGTTGCGGTCTCCGTCGCGCCACCACCCAAAATTCAGGCTTCCTTGTTTGAAGACAACGAGCCGCAACAGACAGGCGAATACCACAAACCCAGCATGAACCTGCTGCGCCTGCCCAACGGCGAACCCGTCAGCATCAATCCTGCCGAATTAGAGCGCACTGCCGAATTGATTGAATCCAAGTTGGCAGAATTCGGCATCGGCGTGCAAGTCGTTTCCGCCACTTCCGGCCCTGTGATTACGCGTTATGAAATCGAACCCGCGCAAGGCATAAAAGGCAGCCAAATCGTTGCCCTGTCTAAAGATTTGGCGCGTTCCATGTCGCTGCAATCCGTGCGCATCGTGGAAACCATCGCGGGCAAAAACACCATGGGCATCGAGTTGCCCAACGAAAAACGCCAAGACGTGATGTTGAGCGAAATCTTGTCTTCGCCCGTGTTTACTGAAGCCAAATCCAAGCTGACCGTCGCGTTGGGTAAAGACATTTCCGGTACGCCCGTCGTCGGCGACTTGGCAAAAATGCCGCATCTTTTGGTCGCCGGTATGACCGGTTCGGGTAAATCCGTTGGCGTGAACGGTATGATTATGTCCATGCTTTTCAAAGCCACGCCCGACGAAGTCCGCTTCATCATGATAGACCCGAAAATGCTCGAATTGAGTATTTACGACGGCATTCCGCACCTGCTCTGCCCGGTCGTTACCGATATGCGTGAAGCGGGGCAGGCGTTGAACTGGTGTGTCGCCGAAATGGAAAAACGCTACCGCCTGCTTTCCCACGCCGGCGTGCGCAACTTGGAAGGCTTCAACCAAAAAGTCGAAGCCGCCAAAGCATCGGGCAAACCCATGCCCAACCCGTTCAGCCTGAATCCGGACGACCCCGAGCCGCTGGAAAAACTGCCGATGATTGTGGTCGTTATCGACGAGTTGGCAGACCTGATGATGACCGAACGCAAAGCCGTCGAGCAACAAATCGCCCGCCTCGCCCAAAAAGCGCGTGCCGCCGGTATCCATATGATTGTCGCGACCCAACGACCGAGCGTCGATGTCGTCACCGGCTTGATTAAAGCGAATATCCCGACGCGCATGGCGTTTACCGTGCAAAGCAAAATCGACAGCCGCACCATCCTCGACCAAATGGGCGCGGACGAACTGCTGAAATACGGCGACTCCCTGTTCCTGCAACCGGGTAGCGCCGAGCCGACCCGCCTGCAAGGTGCGTTCGTTTCAGACGACGAGGTGCATCAAGTCGTCAACTACGTCAAATCGCAAGCCCCCGCCGACTATGTCGAAGGTTTGCTCAGCGGTGAAGCCGCGCTGGAAACCACCAACATCGTCAATCCAAATGCGGGCAGCGACGAATTGTTCGACCAAGCCGTCGCCTACATTTTGGAAAGCAAAAAAACCTCCATCTCCTCCCTGCAACGCCAGTTGCGCATCGGCTACAACCGCGCAGCCAACCTGATGGAAGCGCTCGAAAACGCCGGTGTCGTTTCCCCCGCAGACATCAACGGCAGCCGCAGGATTCTGGCGCAAAAAGACCAGTTGTAA
- a CDS encoding phosphatidylserine decarboxylase produces the protein MNRLYPHPIIAREGWPFIGGGLVLSLLVSACCGWWSLPFWIFTVFALQFFRDPAREIPQDPEAILSPVDGRIVVVERARDPYRDTEALKISVFMNVFNVHSQKSPADCTVTAVEYNKGKFLNADLDKASTENERNAVLATTASGREITFVQVAGLVARRILCYTKAGEKLTRGERYGFIRFGSRVDMYLPVDAQAQVAIGDKVTGVRTVLARLPLQAPEAAAPTETTSAAQAETPAPAQAAAEVVQSEIEAAADKVRNAAEQSLKD, from the coding sequence ATGAACCGTCTGTACCCCCACCCGATTATCGCCCGCGAGGGCTGGCCGTTTATCGGCGGCGGTTTGGTATTGAGTTTGCTGGTGTCTGCCTGCTGCGGCTGGTGGTCGCTGCCGTTTTGGATTTTCACCGTATTTGCCCTGCAATTTTTCCGCGATCCCGCCCGCGAAATCCCGCAAGACCCCGAAGCGATTTTAAGCCCCGTTGACGGGCGCATCGTCGTTGTCGAGCGCGCGCGCGATCCTTACCGTGATACCGAAGCGTTGAAAATCAGCGTGTTCATGAACGTCTTCAACGTCCACTCGCAAAAATCGCCTGCCGACTGCACCGTGACCGCCGTCGAATACAATAAAGGCAAATTCCTCAATGCCGATTTGGACAAAGCCAGTACCGAAAACGAACGCAACGCCGTACTGGCGACTACCGCGTCAGGCCGCGAAATCACCTTCGTCCAAGTCGCAGGTTTAGTTGCCCGCCGTATTTTGTGTTACACCAAAGCAGGCGAGAAACTGACCCGCGGCGAACGTTACGGCTTTATCCGCTTCGGTTCGCGCGTCGATATGTATCTGCCGGTTGACGCGCAGGCACAAGTCGCCATCGGCGACAAAGTCACCGGCGTGCGCACCGTTTTGGCGCGCCTGCCGCTCCAAGCCCCTGAAGCTGCCGCGCCGACTGAAACCACCAGCGCCGCGCAAGCGGAAACGCCCGCTCCGGCGCAAGCTGCTGCCGAAGTAGTCCAATCCGAAATCGAAGCGGCTGCCGATAAAGTCCGCAATGCCGCAGAGCAGTCATTGAAAGACTGA
- the aroD gene encoding type I 3-dehydroquinate dehydratase encodes MKTLTIRHLTLGSGQPKIAVPLVARDEAALSAALKNLEHACFDIIEFRADYFDQVGNPEYLLTQAAAVRRAFPETPLLFTFRRAEEGGEYPCSKAYYFELLDKAAASGIIDIIDIELSAGEGEVRQAVAAAKAHNTAVLMSNHDFHQTPAKSDITGRLKKMEEAGADICKIAVMPQSPADVLTLLDATWEARQTANRPIVTISMGKLGLVSRVAGSTFGSAITFGTAGAASAPGQLDSANLKNILDVLENGNTAG; translated from the coding sequence ATGAAAACCCTGACCATCCGCCATCTCACGCTCGGCAGCGGACAGCCGAAAATCGCCGTTCCCTTGGTTGCCCGAGACGAAGCAGCCTTATCTGCCGCCCTGAAAAACCTCGAACACGCCTGTTTCGATATTATCGAGTTCAGAGCCGACTATTTCGACCAGGTGGGCAACCCCGAATACCTGCTTACCCAAGCCGCCGCCGTACGCCGCGCCTTTCCCGAAACCCCGCTGCTGTTCACCTTCAGACGAGCAGAGGAAGGCGGCGAATACCCTTGCAGCAAAGCGTATTATTTCGAGTTGCTCGATAAAGCCGCCGCTTCAGGCATCATCGACATCATCGACATCGAACTTTCCGCCGGCGAAGGCGAAGTCCGCCAAGCGGTTGCCGCCGCCAAAGCGCACAACACCGCCGTCCTGATGAGCAACCACGATTTCCATCAAACGCCCGCCAAATCGGACATCACAGGTCGTCTGAAAAAAATGGAAGAGGCAGGCGCGGACATCTGCAAAATCGCCGTGATGCCCCAAAGCCCCGCCGATGTCCTGACGCTTTTGGACGCCACTTGGGAAGCCCGTCAAACCGCAAACCGCCCGATTGTTACCATCTCCATGGGCAAGCTCGGACTCGTCAGCCGCGTCGCAGGCTCGACCTTCGGCTCCGCCATCACGTTCGGCACGGCAGGAGCCGCCTCCGCCCCCGGTCAGCTCGATTCCGCCAACCTGAAAAACATCTTGGATGTTTTGGAAAACGGTAACACCGCCGGATAA
- a CDS encoding TIGR02117 family protein → MKKIFKILLKALLAFIIAAILYFAAAYILGKIPQDSIEASDGEVTLYLHSNGVHADIVMPLSDDLFDWTSIINPADSPAGQGDAPIRYVGIGWGERNFYLKTPQWSDLTASTAVQALSGVNSTLIHAIYYREPPREGENTVKFTVSREQYRRLSANLMRHFKLKAGKAIPVAGAHYSADDAFYEAEGRYHLFNTCNSWLNRRLTESGINGVVWTPFPDPLLDSHRTNTAEKP, encoded by the coding sequence ATGAAAAAAATATTCAAAATCCTCCTGAAAGCCCTGTTGGCATTTATCATCGCCGCCATCCTTTACTTTGCCGCCGCCTACATACTTGGTAAGATTCCGCAGGACAGCATTGAAGCCTCCGACGGCGAGGTAACCCTTTACCTGCACAGCAACGGCGTACACGCCGACATCGTCATGCCGCTTTCAGACGACCTTTTCGACTGGACCAGCATTATCAACCCTGCCGACAGCCCCGCAGGGCAAGGCGATGCCCCCATCCGCTACGTCGGCATAGGTTGGGGCGAGCGCAATTTCTATTTGAAAACGCCGCAGTGGTCGGATTTGACCGCCTCTACGGCAGTACAGGCGTTAAGCGGAGTCAACAGCACGCTGATTCACGCCATCTACTACCGCGAGCCGCCGAGAGAAGGCGAAAATACCGTCAAATTCACCGTCAGCCGCGAACAATACCGCCGCCTGAGTGCCAACCTGATGCGCCATTTCAAGTTGAAAGCGGGCAAAGCCATCCCCGTCGCCGGTGCACATTACAGCGCTGACGACGCATTCTACGAGGCAGAAGGACGCTACCATCTTTTCAATACGTGCAACAGCTGGCTCAACCGCCGCCTGACCGAAAGCGGCATCAACGGCGTCGTTTGGACACCGTTCCCCGATCCGCTGCTCGACAGCCATCGTACCAATACAGCAGAAAAACCATGA
- a CDS encoding SLC13 family permease: MDLHAKDKTQHPENVELLSAQKPITDFKGLLTTIISAVVCFGIYSILPYSTDANKGIALLIFVAALWFTEAVHITVTALMVPILAVVLGFPDMDIKKAMAGFADPTIYIFFGGFALATALHMQRLDRKIAVNLLRLSRGNMKVAVLMLFAVTAFLSMWISNTATAAMMLPLAMGMMSHLDQEKERKTYVFVLLGIAYCASIGGLGTVVGSPPNMIAAKALNLDFVGWMKLGLPMMLLILPLMLFSMYVILKPNLNERVEVKAESIPWTLHRVIALLIFLAAAVAWVFSSKIKEAFGISNPDTVIALIAAVAVVVFGVAQWKEVARNTDWGVLMLFGGGISLSALLQSSGASEALGQQVATTFTAAHPLLVIFVVASFIIFLTEFTSNTASAALLVPIFASIATQMGLPEQVLVFVIGIGASCAFMLPVATPPNAIVFGTGLIKQREMMNVGLLLNVLCIVLVALWAYFILM; encoded by the coding sequence ATGGACTTACATGCAAAGGACAAAACCCAGCATCCTGAGAATGTCGAGCTGCTCAGTGCGCAAAAGCCGATTACCGACTTTAAAGGCCTGCTGACCACCATCATCTCCGCCGTCGTCTGTTTCGGCATTTACAGCATCCTGCCTTACAGCACCGATGCCAACAAAGGCATCGCGCTGTTGATTTTCGTTGCTGCGCTTTGGTTTACCGAAGCCGTCCACATTACGGTAACCGCATTGATGGTGCCGATTCTCGCCGTTGTGCTCGGCTTCCCCGATATGGACATCAAAAAAGCGATGGCGGGCTTTGCCGACCCGACGATTTACATCTTCTTCGGCGGCTTCGCGCTTGCCACCGCCCTGCACATGCAGCGCCTCGACCGCAAAATCGCCGTCAACCTCTTGCGCCTGTCGCGCGGCAATATGAAAGTCGCCGTATTGATGCTGTTTGCCGTTACCGCCTTCCTGTCCATGTGGATCAGCAATACCGCGACCGCCGCCATGATGCTGCCTTTGGCAATGGGTATGATGAGCCACCTCGACCAAGAAAAAGAACGTAAAACCTACGTCTTCGTCCTGCTCGGCATCGCCTACTGCGCCAGTATCGGCGGTTTGGGTACCGTGGTCGGTTCGCCGCCGAACATGATCGCCGCCAAAGCGCTGAATCTGGATTTCGTCGGCTGGATGAAGCTCGGTCTGCCGATGATGCTGTTGATTCTGCCGCTGATGCTGTTCTCCATGTACGTCATCCTCAAGCCCAATCTGAACGAGCGCGTCGAAGTCAAAGCCGAGTCTATCCCTTGGACGCTGCACCGCGTGATCGCGCTGTTGATTTTCTTGGCTGCTGCCGTTGCCTGGGTATTCAGTTCCAAAATCAAAGAAGCGTTCGGCATTTCCAACCCCGATACCGTCATCGCCCTGATTGCCGCCGTCGCCGTCGTCGTATTCGGCGTGGCGCAATGGAAAGAAGTCGCCCGCAACACCGACTGGGGTGTGTTGATGCTCTTCGGCGGCGGTATCAGCTTGAGCGCGCTGCTGCAATCTTCCGGCGCATCCGAAGCCTTGGGTCAGCAGGTGGCTACCACTTTCACCGCTGCGCATCCGCTGCTGGTGATTTTCGTAGTCGCCTCCTTCATCATCTTCCTGACCGAGTTCACCAGTAACACCGCCTCCGCCGCGCTGCTTGTACCTATTTTCGCCAGCATCGCCACGCAAATGGGGCTGCCCGAACAAGTCTTGGTATTCGTCATCGGCATCGGCGCATCTTGCGCGTTCATGCTGCCGGTTGCCACGCCGCCCAACGCGATTGTGTTCGGTACAGGCTTGATTAAGCAACGCGAAATGATGAACGTCGGCTTGCTGCTGAACGTCCTTTGTATCGTATTGGTTGCGCTGTGGGCTTATTTCATTCTGATGTAA
- a CDS encoding peptidylprolyl isomerase gives MIILHTNKGDIKIELDFDKAPVTAKNFEQYVKDGFYDGVIFHRVIKGFMIQGGGMDENMNEKETREPIQNEASNGLPNEKYTIAMARTSDPHSASAQFFINTADNAFLNFRSKELYGKTVVQDWGYAVFGKVVDGFDVVDAIEGVATKRHGYHDDVPTEPVVITKAEVV, from the coding sequence ATGATTATCCTGCACACCAACAAAGGCGACATCAAAATCGAACTCGACTTCGACAAAGCCCCCGTTACCGCCAAAAACTTCGAACAATACGTCAAAGACGGCTTCTACGACGGCGTAATCTTCCACCGCGTCATCAAAGGCTTCATGATTCAAGGCGGCGGCATGGACGAGAACATGAACGAAAAAGAAACACGCGAGCCGATTCAAAACGAAGCGTCCAACGGCCTGCCCAACGAAAAATACACCATCGCCATGGCGCGCACCTCCGACCCGCATTCCGCCAGCGCGCAATTCTTCATCAACACCGCCGACAACGCCTTCCTGAACTTCCGTTCCAAAGAGCTGTACGGCAAAACCGTCGTCCAAGACTGGGGCTACGCCGTATTCGGCAAAGTCGTCGATGGTTTTGATGTAGTCGATGCCATCGAAGGCGTCGCCACCAAACGCCACGGCTACCACGACGACGTACCGACCGAACCTGTCGTCATCACCAAAGCCGAAGTAGTATAA
- a CDS encoding NF038104 family lipoprotein, producing the protein MNIKALLLPVFLSLALSGCIVTSAVNLAATTVMTAGKIAVKGTGALINAAIPDKDKKKDKEKKSREQQAEDYLEEPREE; encoded by the coding sequence ATGAACATAAAAGCCCTTCTTCTTCCCGTGTTCCTCAGTTTGGCACTCAGCGGCTGTATCGTTACCAGCGCCGTCAATCTGGCCGCCACCACCGTCATGACCGCAGGTAAAATCGCCGTCAAAGGCACAGGCGCGTTAATCAATGCCGCCATTCCCGACAAGGACAAAAAGAAGGACAAAGAAAAGAAATCCCGCGAACAACAGGCGGAGGATTACTTAGAAGAACCGCGTGAAGAATAA
- a CDS encoding ferredoxin--NADP reductase, translating into MAASPEAKFTEEKVLWIKHHTPKLMTFAISRPESYRFSAGQFSRLGFRDGEGFIWRAYSVVSAEYADTLEYFAVLIEGGPMSARFAAMKEGDTILLDKTATGFLLPERFPDGKDLVMLCTGSGIAPFLSIIEQPEIWQRFDRLILAHSVSFSGELIFRRRVEALKDHPLIGEYFHKFRFIPITTREETEGALSGKRIPELLKNGSLETYAGFKFTKADTRFMVCGNPAMVKDTFQALMDLGFAMHRNRIPGEIMMENGF; encoded by the coding sequence ATGGCAGCCTCGCCCGAAGCCAAGTTTACCGAAGAAAAAGTCTTGTGGATTAAACACCATACGCCCAAACTGATGACTTTTGCCATCAGCCGCCCCGAATCCTACCGCTTCTCGGCGGGGCAGTTTTCGCGGCTCGGGTTTCGCGACGGCGAAGGCTTTATCTGGCGCGCGTATTCCGTCGTGTCCGCCGAATACGCCGACACGCTTGAATATTTTGCCGTTTTGATCGAAGGCGGCCCCATGTCCGCGCGGTTTGCCGCCATGAAAGAGGGCGACACCATACTGCTCGACAAAACTGCTACGGGCTTCCTCCTGCCCGAACGCTTTCCCGACGGCAAGGACTTGGTCATGCTCTGCACCGGTTCTGGCATCGCGCCTTTCCTTTCCATCATCGAGCAGCCAGAAATCTGGCAGCGTTTCGACCGCTTGATTTTGGCGCACTCGGTTTCTTTCTCCGGCGAACTGATTTTCAGACGACGTGTTGAAGCGTTGAAAGACCATCCGCTGATTGGCGAATATTTCCACAAATTCCGCTTCATCCCCATTACCACGCGCGAGGAAACCGAAGGCGCGTTGAGCGGCAAGCGCATTCCCGAGCTGCTGAAAAACGGCAGCCTCGAAACATACGCGGGATTCAAGTTCACCAAAGCCGACACGCGCTTTATGGTCTGCGGCAATCCCGCCATGGTCAAAGACACGTTCCAAGCCCTGATGGACTTGGGCTTCGCCATGCACCGCAACCGCATCCCGGGCGAAATCATGATGGAAAACGGGTTTTGA
- a CDS encoding META domain-containing protein, whose amino-acid sequence MKTLIPTLMTAIILTACTSPAEKPQPSQPVTSSEKPSEPRQASTPALAAKWFVVSFDKFTEKDLAGRTAFLDLSKMPKAHGKMGCNHLTLQAQEAGAGKIDFGPIATTMMLCEDMKLEEAFLNMKSVWNYRFDGNDLILEQNGKTMRLRRQP is encoded by the coding sequence ATGAAAACCCTGATCCCCACCCTTATGACCGCAATCATTCTGACCGCCTGTACTTCGCCTGCTGAAAAACCGCAGCCGTCCCAGCCTGTCACGTCGTCTGAAAAACCATCCGAACCGCGTCAAGCGTCAACGCCGGCTTTGGCGGCGAAATGGTTTGTGGTTTCTTTCGACAAATTCACCGAAAAAGATTTGGCGGGCAGAACGGCTTTTTTGGATTTGAGCAAAATGCCCAAGGCTCATGGCAAGATGGGTTGCAATCATTTGACGCTTCAAGCGCAGGAAGCCGGAGCGGGCAAAATTGATTTTGGTCCGATTGCCACGACGATGATGCTGTGTGAAGACATGAAGCTGGAAGAGGCTTTCTTGAACATGAAAAGCGTGTGGAACTATCGTTTCGACGGCAATGATTTGATTTTGGAGCAAAACGGCAAAACCATGCGCCTGCGCCGTCAGCCGTAA